One window of the Clostridium sp. MB40-C1 genome contains the following:
- the yunB gene encoding sporulation protein YunB: MKYRKVKILGIVLLIIIGINILLYIFNKTLTPSITEIADTEAKAMAIEIINKCVVDEYVKNFNYDEIIKYEKDSEGNIILLKADTLKMNMIACEVALKASKQLKEIGEKGISIPLSYVFKNNIISNIGPNINIKIHPVGYVEAKYISVFESAGINQTRHKIYVRVNTKVKVMLALSSNIIEINNEVPVAETIIVGKVPDTALQFDDKGVKIPSN, translated from the coding sequence ATTAAATATAGAAAAGTAAAAATATTAGGAATTGTATTATTAATAATAATCGGTATTAATATTTTGTTGTACATTTTTAATAAGACACTAACTCCTTCAATAACAGAAATAGCAGATACAGAAGCAAAAGCTATGGCTATAGAAATAATAAATAAATGTGTAGTCGATGAATATGTAAAAAATTTTAATTATGATGAGATAATAAAGTATGAGAAAGATTCAGAAGGAAATATTATCCTTTTGAAGGCGGATACACTAAAGATGAATATGATTGCTTGTGAAGTAGCATTAAAAGCTAGTAAGCAATTAAAAGAAATTGGTGAAAAAGGCATAAGCATTCCGCTGTCTTATGTATTCAAAAACAACATAATATCTAATATTGGACCAAATATTAATATAAAAATTCATCCTGTGGGTTATGTAGAAGCGAAGTATATATCAGTTTTTGAAAGTGCAGGAATTAATCAGACAAGACATAAAATTTATGTTAGAGTTAATACTAAAGTAAAAGTTATGCTTGCCTTAAGCAGTAATATTATAGAGATAAATAATGAAGTGCCAGTAGCAGAGACTATTATTGTAGGAAAAGTACCAGACACTGCTTTGCAATTTGATGATAAGGGAGTAAAAATACCAAGCAATTAA
- the hpt gene encoding hypoxanthine phosphoribosyltransferase gives MENKKRNILISEEQIQKRIIELGEKISTDYQNKNLYVLSLLRGSFIYAADLVRHITTPTKIGFMTTSSYGHNETSCGNVKIVNDIPDNIEGFDVLVVDDIVDTGITMKFVMDHIISLGAREVKSCVLLDKPERRKVDITPDYCCFEIPDVFVVGYGLNYGDYYRNVPYVFNWED, from the coding sequence ATGGAAAACAAAAAAAGAAACATTCTTATAAGCGAAGAACAAATTCAAAAAAGAATAATCGAACTTGGGGAAAAAATATCAACTGATTATCAAAATAAAAATCTTTATGTTCTTTCATTGCTTAGAGGAAGTTTTATATATGCTGCTGATTTAGTTAGACACATAACAACACCTACTAAAATTGGTTTTATGACAACTTCAAGCTATGGTCATAATGAAACTTCTTGTGGTAACGTAAAAATAGTAAATGATATTCCTGATAATATTGAAGGATTTGATGTACTTGTAGTAGATGATATTGTTGATACAGGAATAACAATGAAATTTGTAATGGACCATATAATATCATTGGGCGCTAGGGAGGTTAAAAGCTGTGTACTTTTAGACAAACCTGAAAGAAGAAAAGTAGATATAACCCCGGATTATTGTTGTTTTGAAATACCCGATGTATTTGTTGTTGGTTATGGATTAAATTACGGAGATTACTATAGAAACGTTCCTTATGTTTTCAATTGGGAAGATTAA